In the Ptychodera flava strain L36383 chromosome 1, AS_Pfla_20210202, whole genome shotgun sequence genome, CGTACCCTTGACCTGATTCATGAAGTATACAGGAACAACATTTTGCTATTTTGCTTTTATGATGTCGGACTTGCATGGAGTCTAGCTCATTACTTTAAGGTCATAGAGCCGTGGAGGTCCCGCCTACACTACCATGATTACACTATTGGGCATGCTTTACTTAAACATGGAGTTGTAAAGTGTGCAGGAATTCAAAGCACAAAGTTCCATAGGAACAATTATTAATAAGCACTCAAAATGGACGCACGGGACGTTATGTTGAACCTTTGTAATAGTTTAACTGAGAAGGTAGAAAAGATGCTGGGggggacgcaaaacaagaaCTGGCAATagatacacaaaataaaaatagctGAAAACCTCATCAAAAGCTACAGCTTCAGATCCTTTAGGATTAGCAAGACAGTGTTTTCAATGCTGTTTTGTTTCGGTGAGTACTCACCATTCATGAAGATTTGATTCATGTTCTTACAGATCGGAATACCATGGCAATTTATAATGCCTTTGCAAGAAAACACCCTAACATGACAGTCTATCTGAAGGACAGTATACCAGACCACTTTCACTACAAGCACAACCGGCGTATCATGCCAATAATTGCAGTAGCAGATGAAGGTTGGTGTATCGTTGGTGATAAAACCACGTGGTTGAATGACACAGGTGAGGTTTGAGCTTGGTTTGTAAGCAGTTACCCAAACGTAATGTATACTACACTATCCACAGCATTATACGGCATTATATAACAAACATATAGCTATCTGTAGAAACACTGATTAGCGATACAAGTGTCACTTTCAGATTCACCATACTGATGTATGCTAGATTTGAATTCTAATAGCAACCCAATGCATTGAATTGTACTAGTGTATTGACTGAAGTGTACGTCATATTTTATAATATATCTGTTTATTTACTGAGGTCAGGTTTGcatcaaaattatttgaaatctcACCAGTTaagtaaaaaaatattaaattcaattattccattttcagaaattgaagGTGGGCATGGCTACGACAACAGATACAAATCAATGCATCCGTTTTTCATCGCACATGGTCCAGCCATCAAGCGGGATTTCACACTTGAGCAATTTAATAATGTTGACATCTATCCACTGATCTGCAAAATCATGGAAATAGAAGCAGCGCCTAACAATGGTAGTTTGGCTATCGCAGGAACAATGTTGAGAAGCCATGATTCGCATGATCATTCTCTTCCTAGTCATCATTCTGTAAAACCAATTACGTCATCCAAAACGCTGATTATTGGTAAGTATAAATAGAGTGCGCTGTATAATTGGTACAATATGTTCTTATACTCTATGTGATCTACAAACACATACTGTCCCAGTAAACACTGACATATAAacgggccagtagctgtaattttagaTGATTTTCCACCATTGATATTGTTGCTTTTCATATCAActatacagtttcttgttctactccccaaggcaTGTTAAGATACATAATATTGATTTTGTCAattcagcctgtatatgtgtagactgcattgttgttgacaagtgaattggAATATAAAAAAGAATGTATTTTTAACAGATAGACGGCCGCTTTATTGGCAAGCTGAATAGTTGGTGTTTTAGGGAGCTGAacaagaatatggaatggacaTATCGGATGATAACAAAAATATAgagaaaaaattcatcaaaggtTATACCAATGGGCCCTGTAACGTATCCTATAGCTATTCCGACATTGATCTAAATCATGATTTGAGATCTCGAGATATGGAAAATGAAATGGAAAGTTGGAATTGCAACAATGTACATTTGTCAATACACTCACTTGACGATGCAAAATATATCAGCTAAATTGATGCTCGTTTGTATTCAAGATACGTACTCTTTATACACAGgtaaattttcaatattacaaGTACATGAACTGACATAGAGCTGTAGACACAAAGAAATGTCAGGAAACTGCTACTGTGTCTCAAAAGAGTTTATAAAATATCACTGGTTGCTATTGGTCTTTTTTAGAAGGCACACCGACTACTTTGTGGTCTATTGTATGAATTCTATGAGTTGTAACTTATGTAGCTCTTGATTGAAATTGATCTAAGCAAAATGAGTATTGGCCATTCCATTTTGTTATCAGAATGCAAATTCATCTCATTACGTCGTGTTCTCAACCTGTTCACTCCATATTCACCGCGAACAGGTCCGCAGTCACAATTGATTAACGATGAGTTTTGGTCAAACCATAGtattgaaagggttaaattaaaAGTGTCCTTTCTGCAAAATGTCAAGACACTCCTTTGTGATAACCACTTGCAAGTCTTTTCAACACTTTCTCAAGACAAATTTACGGTACAGAAGAGAAGGGACGGACATTAACAGTGATCTGAGATGAAGTCCCTTTATTGTCTAATATAACCATGTCTTTCTTCGTCATATACGTTCATGATGTACCAATACGCTTGAAGCATAAATGCTCAAACACAGTACAGTGGACATACTTGAAATGAAAAGATACCACGAATACAAAATACCAATATTGCGGATATACATGTACCGACTGAACGATTGTCATGAAGGGTTGTGAATAGAACATTCAATTTCCAATTGTAAAATCCTTGCTCTTTTTTCTGGTTTCGAATTTACAGTGAATTTTTTGTCTCTTCCAGCAATTTCCATCCCTGGAGGAATTGCTCTGATAGCCGCCATACTGCTGACTGCTATGTGTGTAACACAACGTAGTTATCGCCTCAAAGGCCACGTCAAGGATATTCctgacaaagaaaacaaacaagttTTTCTGTTAGAGGTAGAAGATGCTTAATAATCACACAGTTACATGGTCTCAGCCAATCAAGTTCTCTGTTTCTTTTCATTATTTGAAATGGTTGTCTCAGTGTTTGTACAACGAATCATGTCTAACTAAAGAAAGTTCTAGAACAAGTGTCTGCATCATACACAGAACATTGTGGAGTTcgataaaacatgtaaaatttggATTACATGTAACTACATCctggaagtgaaagactttagcTTTAGCTCAGTTCCCCAgcgaaacttttaaccattctctcgcaaaatcaagaataaactaaacgatcaccatgcaaattttcgtaccagagaaacaagCTACTCACTCGGGGGAAAATGgaatttaaattttcataaatatgagACAGTGAAAATTCCATTTActccaaaaattttaaaatgagtccaCACAAGTGGAAGATGAGAGAAGTATTGAACAAATTTGAGTCTGAAGATCAGTCCCTGAGACGTGGAGAGATGACGTCACTAGAAAGAATTCCATACACAAGAACAAGTTAATCCTCTGTACATGTTAATTATAAAACAAGAGACGGAGTATTTCATATAACCATGGTCTCTCCATGGATGGGACATAAGAATATTATGGTATGGCCTCTGGTTTCCAATTATTGACAGATTTGTTAACAATCTGCATTTGTTGTGTATATGTCTTCAATGATCGGCTTTGGTTAACACACGTTGTGGTGTGAAAAACATGTAAACTGGGGTACCTGCATGTTCTTTATGTATACTTCAATCATGTAACATCATATGTGTAATACTTGAATGCAAAATATGTACCATTCACCTTGATTAGTGTACTCAGAGTTTATGAATTTTCagaataataaagaaaactCTAGATACCGATTCAAATTATTGAGGATGTTGGTGTCATACTTATTATCCATTGCAAACTACAGTCTAAATTCAACTGTTTACAACCATTTGTTAAAATTTACTGATGAAGATAAGGGTCCAGGGAGTGAATGTTATGAGGGAAAAACATTCACTGCTGAAAATATTGTATGCCAGTATGATTCCTAACTGTAATGATACGAATGAAGCAAGTAATTTTAATATAtacttttttttacaaaactatCTTGGACGGACTGCATTCCTCCTGTTGGAGTTGTATATTTTAGAAGTTTCACCAGAATTTAAgccataaaaatgaaaataccaaGGACAGAAGCATCACATATACATACAGTACTTGATATTTTGTAGAGTTTCCAATAACTTCATATATTAACGCGGAAATAGTGTTATAAGCATATGCTGTCAGTATCAACGCGTGAGAGCGTACATTCAACACTTAGGATGCCTTGATCTCTGCACAAACTGTGAAAAAACTAACAGTCTTCTCCATACTCTCATTCTCatgaatgaattacgttccacTCCATCCATTTATTGATGGTGGATCGGCCAGAAGTGGATTTGAGTTCGAACGTACATTCTCATTCAACAGCGACAAACACTTGTACTTATGTGTTGCACTGATCCAGCTCCGGCCACAGGTTTGCCTCGACATTCATGTTTCCAAAGACCGACTTTTCCGCGTCCATAGCAAATACCCGATTTCGCAAGCCTCGGTGCCACAGCTTGTACCACCGGGACGATAGGCTCTCGCTTTGTCGCGTACCTGTTCCTTCATTTGACCAGCGCGTGCGGTATTCTCCCTTTTGTATTTCCTTGCCATCTTCTTCATCTGAAGCTATTGTCACGTCAATGGTCGTTGTTGCAGTTGTTGTTGCGGCTATTCACTCACTCGAAGTCTAAATAGCTGAGAGGTACTACGGGGAATCATAATCCTGGAGTGCACACCAAGTTGTACTCACCTCTTCAGATCTTTATTActaattaaaaactatctactgttgattgaccaatcagagtgctcaattcagggtatTCTATCTACTCGttaagccttggtcaccaaattccagaaatgaatgacagcgccatagtaaagtacggtccaatcaaaagtgaacatgtcatattctgtagacatctggtacgttttaatattcaaatttggtaacacagcggaaaccagctgcaacacaaaatctgcggtggtacaaacataaactaatgtgccctagggcatttaaactaatgtgccctagggcatttataggatgttccattacattggaaggctatttcacaaataaaagttttaattcatatcctaaacatgttacattgacaaaggggacggttgacgtaaacacattgaaaacgaaaatatatcagtaaggggcgatagtttttaagtcggataagagccctcgtactcgggcttcaTCTTATATACTTAAGAGCGGCACTAAGTCCGTACTCAGGTTACAATGGTATGTTGTAAGGGATAACGGAGAAAAATATCGTCTGGGTCCTCAATAAAAACCTTCTCCTCGTTTCTTAAAATCAGTGTCTTTATACATTCCTGTTCTAAAATTATAACACAGTACTGTTATAAAACCTATATTTGCTTTGCACATAATCTGGCTGACTGGGGTGCGTTTATTTCACGTGAGATAAATTCATTTCATGTAACATCCTTCGTTTGCATTCAGCTTGATCAAGTTTTAAAATGATCTTTGTGGGTCAAAGggcaaaatatcataaatttaaGGTGTTACACGACTTATTACTCGTGGGCGACATACTCATCTATAGTTTTCTACCCGTTCTTTGGCATGTCTGCTAGTTTGATCATGAAGGTTTTGTCTAGGTTTGACATGGTAATATCTTCCGTAATTTCATATTTAGCCTGGACGTATGTCGAGTCTTTTTGCGATCTACTGCTTTAACTGCGCTTTCTATGCGGCCGATTACATGCTCGTTATGCTTGTATTGAAGTTCACTGCCATTTTCAACCAAAAAGCTGGCCACATTAGTGTCTCTAGTATCTCTCAAAATGCATCAATAACTTAAacatatgaatattttatcatattcaaTTATCTTCCTGGCCCGTGCTGACACTAGATACGGGACAAAATACTGAAGCGCGGACTAGTTCAGGTAAGTACTTGATCGACAACTGTGTTCGTATTTCACTACAAAGGGAATCATGACCACTTCCTTAAAAATGATACTTATTTCTCTCCAGTgacatattttcataaaattattgtgCATGATTCGTAAAATGTGTGGCAATAAAAAAATGGCTTTGTGTGCAAAACCAGATGTTACAGGAGTAGATtatgaatgaataaaaaaaatattctcgtACAGAACAGCCTTTCCTTTTTCACAGTTGATACACAAGCCTAAGGAACATGATTGTTTCATGGGTGAGGTATGATAGGTGAGGATTGGGCTTGTGTCTGGTGAGCGTGCCTTGACATACAACCACGACGAAAGTGGAAATCAACTGCAAGGAGTTATATTTTCTGCTCGGTTGAGTGCGCTGTGTGGTGCGCTTGAACCGGGCTAAACGATACCCAATATCTGGGGACGATTGATTACTGGTGATGTCATAACAATGAAGAAAACGAAATTGAAGAAACAAGTACATAAAAATAGTCATGAAGCAATTCCACAATTGTATTTCCAGAAAAAGACAATCAGGCAAACATGTAATTGTTATGATGAGAAATGTGTCtcgtgtgtgcctattactttaccctagctatctatGTATAAGCTTAGTATTTCAAAGGTAAGGTAAGgtgtacaagacagccgagcgCCACAGCCGTattctgggcgctgctcactgtatgtctcaaacgCTGCCTACACAAAAACCAACAgatgaaattaaaacatttttattagtAAATGAAATGCAGTCTTGACTTTTTCGCAAATCATGATGAAGACTGGAACATCATTGCATTCAAATTGTTGCcctgatgaaaaaaataatgatgctGAGGACCCATGAAAGAGTTATCTGAGAAACAAcaaatacagacacattcatGATCCGACGACCGccatccaccccccccccccaaaaaaaaaaaattgcaaccaATGAATAAACAAACCTGGGACATCGGTAATGCAACCGGTGAGAATGacagataattttttcaaatacactaAATTTCAACCACAGACGTGCACggggcactgttcactgtatgtctcaatagCTCCCCACATGATTTTCGCTTGCACAGTTATTAATACAATGCATGTTTCAAAGtttaaattacagacaagtcATTTTAAAAGACGTCGTGCGCCTGTGGCCACAGCTGGGCATTGGACGTCTATGACGACTTCGGCCGCGAAATGAGGTCAAATTACCCATGTTAATGTGCCAACGTAACTTCCGGTTGAATGAGGAAAAGGAGCTGCAGGTCGAGGTCTAAACAATACTGATCGGCGAATGGGATACCGTTAGGGTGCCTGGGAACGTTTTTAGGCAAATTTGGCCTTCCTTTCCGTGCCGGTTTTTCTACACTATCTTCCACCGCCTACCTGTCTTGTTTTGCCGTTCGACACCCACACGTACCCAGGTAAAACCTCGAGCCAGCACTAGTATCTCAGCTAAGTCTGATCGATGCGGCGAAATCGCTATATTTGAACATTTGTGCTGGGTTTCTCACTTTTTCCTGGTTGCAGCTGACGCAGTCACGCGTCATCGTCAGTGCCCAATGACAATAACAACCTCGTACTCCATGTAACTAGGACGAGATGATGTAGTATATTATCCAGAGCCACTATTGCAGCCATGATGGAATCGCTGATCAGTTTTCGCTCATTCCTTACGCTCCTACTCAGCGTCGTTGACCTTTCCAAGGGTCTTCACCATGGCCCGTTGACTTTGTTAATTTCGTTTGACGGTTTTCGATGGGATTATCTTCAGAAAGTCGAAACAccaaattttgacgttttaataTCGGACGGTTCTTTTGTTCCCGATGGTATCGTGCCAACTTTCATTACAAAGACATTTCCGAACCATTTTACAATAGCAACTGGTTTGTATGAGGAAAGCCATGGCATCGTTGCGAATAATATGTATGACCCTGTACTCAATGAAAAATTTCACATCGGTGGAGAAGATAGCACCAGCAGCAAGTGGTGGGACGTCGGAGCTGAGCCCATCTGGGTTACCAATCAAAAACACGGCGGCAGGACAGGTGTATACTACTGGCCTGGAAGTGAAACTGAAATAATGGGTATTTTACCGAATCGGTATAAAAAATATAGTGATACAACGCCCTTTGAAACGCGTATCGACGGTGTTATCGACTGGTTTACCGATGAAGAAGAGCCTATAAATTTAGGTCTATTATATTTCAACGAGCCAGACCACACAGGACATACGTCCGGCCCTGAGTCTGATGAAATTCTGGATGTCATTCGAATGTGTGACGATAcgataggttatctgatccagAAATTACAAGAAGCTGATCTGTATGAGAAAATTAACATTCTAATAACAAGTGATCATGGCATGACGGAACTCTCTCCGGACCGTTTAATTCAGCTGGACGATTATGTAAATCCAGATCTGTATGATCTTGTGGACTCAAGTCCTACCGCAGCCATATATCCATTTGATGGTAAGTatttcacccccccccccccttcgtcATATCTCAGGCCTGGGAGAGGCAGTTGAGATAGACAAGATAAAGCATTCGACATATATCCATAATGTGTGCAGGTACTTTATGTATGATAAAACATCAAGAATATTCGGCACCTATTTGGCGTGCCTGTCCCCTCCATTCCTTCATAGAGTAAACCGACTTTTATAATTTCCATTTGCGCGTTAATTTAGAATGTCTTTGAACCGTTACATTCTAATTCGCAGAATATATGCAAGCGAGCTAGAAAAAGTGAATACAgtcgaaacaaaaaaaatatggaaTAACCTGTAATGTGACTGTGATATTTGATTTGTCGGAATCTTAGGTAGAAATAATGGGGTTTTCCCGTTTTATTATCTTCAAGTACTGTTTTAAGTGCATTCTGTTCCACTTTTTTCACTTATTACACTGGACACCATGGCCAGATCCATTGTgatgagattttatttctcagaAGTGATCAGTCACCGGATTGCTTGGAAATAGCGTTTTCAGGTTCTCGATGGGGGTAACATACATCAACTGAAATCGTAACTGAATGAGTGATATTAAAGATATGAGAACAGTGAATGGCTGCTAGGAACGTTGTCGAATGTCTCGCTAAAAATAAATGCACTGTGCGTATTACAGAACCTTCATACCATTTATCACCGAATAAATAGTTTTGAAATAGATTATTGTTAAAAAGGTCAGTTCCGTCTCAAGAACCTTTCGTTATTATGCCAGTTAAAAGTATCAGTTCGAGACCGGGTCAATCAATATTGGCGAAAACAAAAATGCCGTATGgcatattttttataatttttgattGGATTTCTGAGAAAGTTTTTATTGATGTTGATAAGGACATTCCTTTTCGGAAAATCACCAACATTTCGCTTTCAAATTCGATTTTTAGGTTTTATagtatgttttcatattttttatttctgaattgtgaCAAAACTTCTACCGCAAAATTCCTAATCGAAGCCGTGGCATCTGTTAATGATGATTATCCTTTATTAATCCAATATAAAAATGGAAATGTGTTGTGGTGTACACAGTCTAAAAACAAACATTCCACAATAGATAAAATATAAAGAGATCACACAGATTAAAAAGCATGGTTCCAGATAACAGTTCCATAGGAACAATTATTAAAAAGCACTCAAAATGGACGTACGAAACGTTATGTTGAACCTTTGTAATAGTTTAACTGTGAAGGTAAAAAAGATGCTTTGTGAAGCCAAACAAGAACTggcaattgatatacaaaataaaaatatttgaaagagtCATCAAAAGCTACAGCTTCAGATCCTTGATAATTGGCATGACAATGTTTTCAATGCTATTTTGTTTCGGTGAGTATTCACTATTCATGAAGATTTGATTCATGTTCTTACAGATCGGAATACCATGGCAATTTATAATGCCTTATTGGCAGCGCGACACCCTAACATGACAGTTTATCTGAAGGACAGTATACCAGACCGCTTTCACTACAAGCACAACCGGCGTATCATGCCAATAATTGCAGTAGCAGATGAGGGTTGGTGTATCGTTGATGATAAAACCACGTGGTTGAATGATACAGGTGAGATTTCAGGTTGTCTTTTTCAGTAATTAACCCAAAAGTAATGTATACTACACTATGCACAGCATTATACGGCATTGTACCGTATAATACACATAGCTGTCTACAGAAGCACTGATTAGTGATACAAGTGTCACCTCCACACTCACCATGCTGATATAATTTATGCCAGATTTGAATTCTAATAGGAACCAATccaatagttcttttaccggttccatgatgcagtgcgcgccagggtatacaaaccgtacgttacgcatagaactttttagccgtagggtacacgcagggtacgttactcatagaactctatggcagatcacaccctgacctatattttcgtcgctgatggttagattatacacggggcattatttggtattgcaaatttgtgtcattcttctcTAACAATCCgctgtacaaaacaaatcagcctgttttcgctgtttttagcttatatacggtgtttgataagtcactgcaatgcattgtgggataaccgggaaaaggtctatagGATTATGTCATTGTAATTGACTAAAAAACAGAATGCCTTTCCTAGAAGGACTGGCCATAGCCAAGTAATTTGAAACAAGAAAGGGATATGTTCATTTGACACACACGTCATCACATACATCTATTTATTTACTGAGGTCAGGATTGTATCAAACTCATTTGAAATATCTTCAAGTACTCGGTAATAACCCGCCAGTTAAGTTATATAATATGTACTTCTATTTTTCCGTTTTCAGAAATTGAAGGCGGTCATGGCTACGACAACAGATACAAATCAATGCATCCGTTTTTCATCGCACATGGTCCAGCCATCAAGCGGAATTTCACACTGGAGCAATTCAATAATGTTGACATCTATCCACTGATCTGCAAAATCATGGAAATAGAAGCAGCGCCTAACAATGGTAGTTTGGCTATCGCAGGAACAATGTTGAGAAGCCATGATTCGCATGGTCATTCTAGTCATCATTCTGTAAAACCAATTACGTCAtccaaaacactgattattgGTAAGTATAAATAGAGTGTGGTGTATACTTTGTACAATATTTTCTTATACTCTGTGTGATCTACAAACACATACTCTCCCAGTAAGCATTgacatttaaaggtatactgtcacctgtttttaatagccaatcacagattttacgcgggtggccactttttaaaaaggggctagtagctgtaattttagaTGATTTTCCCCATTGTTGCTTTccatgtcaactacagttttttGTTCTAATCCCCAATGTAATGTTAAGATACATAATATTGATCTTGTCAATTCAGCCTGTATATGCGTAGAATATAATGCATAGTTggtgttgacaagtgaattttggtaCGAACTAGAATTGAATATAAAGAAGAATGTATTTTAAATAGATGGACGGTCGCTGTATTGGTAAGctgaatagtgggtgtttcaaaatgtacatgttttaGGGAGTTGAACAGGAACATGGAATTGACATATAAGTAGATAAAAAACTATacagtgaaaaaatcattgaaTGTTAGTGCAACTGGCACTGTAATGTAGTCTAGCTATTCCGACACTGGTCTTAAAAATAGTGATTTGAGATCTCGTGgtagaaaatgaaatgaaaagttggAATTGAAACATTATACACTTGTCAATACATTTACTTGATGATGCAAAATACATCAGCTAAATTGATGCTGCTTTGTATTCAAGATACATACTCTTTATACACAGGTAAATGTTCAATACTACAAGTACATGGATTGATGTAGAGCTTTAGACACAATGAAATGTCAGAAACTGCTACCGTGTCTCAAAAGAgtttataaaatattattggTCTTTTTTTAGAAGGCACATCGACTACTTTGTGGTATGTCGTATGAATTTTATGATAGTTGTGACATGTGGCCTCTTGATTGAAATTGATCTGAGTGTTGGCCGTTCAATTTTGTTATCAGAATGCAAATCCATTTCATTGCGTTGTGTTCTTAACCTGTTCACTCTAAATTCACCACGAACAGGTCTACAATCACCGTTTATTAACGATGAgttttgatcaaaccatggtattgaaagggttaaataaaaaGTGTTCTTTCTGCAAAGTGTCAAGACACGCCTTTGTGATAACCACTTCTCAGTCTTTTCAACACTTtctcaaaacaaattataaGGTAAAGAACAGAAGACACAACTGTGATTTGGGATGAAGTCCCTTTATTATCTAATATAACCATGTCTTTCTTCTTTATATACATTCATGCTATACCAATACGCTTGATGCATAAATGCTAAAACACGGTGGACATAATTAGAATGAAAAGATACCACGAATACAAAGTGTCAATATATGTGGATATACATGAAAGGACTGAACGATTGTCATGAAGGGTTGTGAATAGAAATTTTGATTTCCTAATTGTAACATTGTTGCTctttctgttttcaaatttacagtgaaaacatttttgtatGTTCCAGGAATTTCCATCGCTGGAGGAATTGCTCTGATAGCCGCCATACTGCTGACTGCTATGTGTATAACACACCGTAGTTATCGCCTCAAAGACCATGTCCAGGATGTTCCTGACAAAGAAAGCAAACAAGCACTTCTGTCTGAGC is a window encoding:
- the LOC139133880 gene encoding ectonucleotide pyrophosphatase/phosphodiesterase family member 5-like isoform X1 gives rise to the protein MMESLISFRSFLTLLLSVVDLSKGLHHGPLTLLISFDGFRWDYLQKVETPNFDVLISDGSFVPDGIVPTFITKTFPNHFTIATGLYEESHGIVANNMYDPVLNEKFHIGGEDSTSSKWWDVGAEPIWVTNQKHGGRTGVYYWPGSETEIMGILPNRYKKYSDTTPFETRIDGVIDWFTDEEEPINLGLLYFNEPDHTGHTSGPESDEILDVIRMCDDTIGYLIQKLQEADLYEKINILITSDHGMTELSPDRLIQLDDYVNPDLYDLVDSSPTAAIYPFDDRNTMAIYNALLAARHPNMTVYLKDSIPDRFHYKHNRRIMPIIAVADEGWCIVDDKTTWLNDTEIEGGHGYDNRYKSMHPFFIAHGPAIKRNFTLEQFNNVDIYPLICKIMEIEAAPNNGSLAIAGTMLRSHDSHGHSSHHSVKPITSSKTLIIVKTFLYVPGISIAGGIALIAAILLTAMCITHRSYRLKDHVQDVPDKESKQALLSELEDA
- the LOC139133880 gene encoding ectonucleotide pyrophosphatase/phosphodiesterase family member 5-like isoform X2, with amino-acid sequence MMESLISFRSFLTLLLSVVDLSKGLHHGPLTLLISFDGFRWDYLQKVETPNFDVLISDGSFVPDGIVPTFITKTFPNHFTIATGLYEESHGIVANNMYDPVLNEKFHIGGEDSTSSKWWDVGAEPIWVTNQKHGGRTGVYYWPGSETEIMGILPNRYKKYSDTTPFETRIDGVIDWFTDEEEPINLGLLYFNEPDHTGHTSGPESDEILDVIRMCDDTIGYLIQKLQEADLYEKINILITSDHGMTELSPDRLIQLDDYVNPDLYDLVDSSPTAAIYPFDDRNTMAIYNALLAARHPNMTVYLKDSIPDRFHYKHNRRIMPIIAVADEGWCIVDDKTTWLNDTEIEGGHGYDNRYKSMHPFFIAHGPAIKRNFTLEQFNNVDIYPLICKIMEIEAAPNNGSLAIAGTMLRSHDSHGHSSHHSVKPITSSKTLIIGISIAGGIALIAAILLTAMCITHRSYRLKDHVQDVPDKESKQALLSELEDA